The genomic region TCTCCCGCATGGGCGGCGACATCGATCCTCAAAATCAGGCTGAGGCGGCGATGAAGGAGGCCGTCAACGCCGATGGTTTCCAACGGCAGCGTTGGATTCAGGTCGCGCAGGCCTGGCTCGAGCTCGCTCGGCCGGCAGAGGGTAGGTACCGTTATGGACGAGAGAAGGGCACGAACGTTTATAATGGCAGCGGCCTTGACCTTGCTCCCAAATCCCGTTTTGAGTTCACCGGCCAGATCGCCCGGTGCTTCGCGATGAAGACGAACTTCATGTCGCTTCCTTCGCGAAGAAAGCTGCGGCCTTCCTAAGAAACAGCCACCTCAGGGCCGCAGGGAACAGCTTGCAAAACGAAGCCCAGCGATTTGGCGCGCCGCTTCAGATTGGCGAGGACGCGGCTACGATATTGTTCCTCATAGTGGTCGGCACCCGGATCTTTGTAGGATATGCCGTGCCGGAGGGTGTTGTAGAACAGGACCGCAATTTTGCGGGCGGTCGCCGTCACGGCCTTCGCTTTACCCGCACGAGAGGACAACCGACGATAAAATGCGCCGAGCGCCGTATCGCTCCGTCCGATGGTGGTGGCCGCCAGCCGCAACAGCGCAGCTGCCCGACTGGATGATCTCCGAGTACGCGAAGAGAGCACCTTGCCGCCCGAGATTTTGTTGCCCGGTGCCAGGCACAGCCAGGAGGTGAAGTGCTTGGCGGTCGGCCAAGCCCTCAAATCGGTGCCGCACTCGCCAATGAGCTTCAATGCAAGTGATGGACCTAGCCCATGGATCTCGGTCAGATCGACGCCGAGGACGCCGTATAGAGCGGCCCTCACATCGAACGATGGCGTATTGACCTGCTTGGTCTTCACCCGCGGTCTGGGGAGCTTGCCGACTGGCTTGGCCCCTTTGTCCGTCAGCGCCGTTATCAAGGATTCCAGCTTGCGATCGCAGTCGAGCATCTTGGCCTGGTAGGTGTCATAGAGTTCCAGCGACTGGGTGAGCGCGAAGACGTGTTCATCCCGATCATTGCCCACCAGTGCGGCGCGGATCGTCTCAATTGAGGAATGGCAGCGTACATCACGGTAGGTCGCCAACACGTCGGGATTGCGTTCGCCCGCGACAATCGCTCGGATAATCCGCATCCCGGTCGCACCGGTGATGTCAGAGACAACGTGATGAAGTTGCAGATTCATCTCCATCAGGGCCTTTTGCATGTGCTGGATGTGAGCGGCTGCGTATTCCACTAGCCGCTCGCGCTGACGCAGATAAGCCCGCAGGGTTGCGATCTCGGCATCAGGGCGGAAGCTCCCGCGCAACAGACCATAGGAATGGAGCTGGCGCAGCCATGCGGCATCGCTGACGTCTGTCTTGCGCCCAGGCACGTTCTTGGCGTAACGCGCATTGACCAAAATGACCTCGAACCCGCGCTGCTCGAGAATCTCGTAGGCTGGGATCCAATAGACCCCGGTGGATTCCATCGCGACGCTAGTCACGCCGCAGGCTTTGAACCAGTCTGCCAAATCATGCAGGTCCTGCGTAAATGTGCCGAACGCACGTACCGGAGTGTCGGTGCAGATCGGGTCGACCGCTGCCATGTGTATTTTTGATCCAATGTCGATGGCGGCTGCGCCAACATTGACGGGATTCAATTCCGGGCGGTCACCGGTCGTCCTCTTGGGCATCGCAAATCCTCCATCCGATTGTGGGCAGGAGGGTCTGGGCTATGCCAATCGTCATCTTCCTAATCGGGATCGCCGCAGGAACGGCGTCACCACTCTCAAGTTCGCATGCACCCATGGACCACGTTTTTTAACGGGGACTAGTGCCTCCAATAAGCTGACGGCCGCTACCCTCCGAGATACGAGGATAGCACGGGCTGTTTCTACCGCGCGCAGGCGGGCAACGGCCCGTGACAGTTTTTTAGGATATCCCGCTCGGCCTTCAGCTTGGCGACCTCACGGCGCAACCGCTCGATCTCGTGCTGCTCGGGCTTCATCTGCCCATGACCGGGAAAGGCCTGTACCGGATCGGCGCCAAGCTCCTTCACCCACTTGCGCAGAACATTCTCATGAACATCCAGGTCCCGGCCGGCTTGCGCCACCGATACCCCGCGCTCCCGCACCAGCTTAACCGCCTCGACCTTGAACTCGCGACTGAACTTCCGTCTCTTCATCGCCCACCTCCGGCTTCATGAAACACCTGATCTCGGTGTCCATCAAACCGGCAGCAGCTCAAATCTCAGATTGGCGGTTTTGGCTCATCATGATGATGGGCGCTGCGTAAGCCGCCTGGAAGGAAAGAACCAAGTTCAGCAAAATGAAGGGAAAAGGGTCCCAATGTCTGATGAATGCTATCATGTTCAGCATGATCCAAATGCCAAGAAGGACGCTTTGGATGATGATGAAGCACCAAGAACCAACTGTTTCAGCGACCCGGTCAGCAAGCATCGCGCCCGGCGTCAGTGCGAGCTTGGGTAAGTTGCGGGCTGGCTTTTGAGTCCGGAGTTCTCGCAGCCGCTCCTGGTCTTCTGGACTGAGGTGGACTTTATGGGTTTGCTCATTGGTCATTTGTTGCATCCACAGTTGAGAAGGGTCTACGGGCCACGGGAGGAAGCTAGTACTACCATCGACGGTTGTTGCCTGATCTCTGTTGCCGAAAATCCGTGAATCTGAATCAGGCGGGCAGTAGCTACAAAGGCGACGAGGCGTCCTGCGCTGGCCGCGACGCCGGGTTCGCAAGGCCGCGTCGGCCAGCAGAGGAAGGAGTGATCCGGATGACTATACCAGCGAAAGCCGAGGCGCCGCCGCCGACCGTCTTCGTTTTGGAGATCGACGGTCAGCCCATTCTGGCGTTCAGAGCTGCTCGTCAGGCCAGAGAACTCGGCAAGGAGCACTGGCTGCAAGACGATTTGAAGCGAATGATGATCGGACACAGGCCGCTTTGGAATGGGAAGTCGCCGATCAGGGTGCGTCGCGCCAAGCCAGAAGAAGAAGTGTACTACGTTGACGCGAAAACGGAGAATGCTGCAGGCGATTCGCCTTTGGTCTTTCTGGTTCGGCGGGACGATCAAGCGGATGCAGGTAGTCCCGTCACCCGTGGATCATTTCCGCCCCGGAGATGATTTCGAAGTAACACCTTATCGGCGGACTGGGGCGGCCTCGTTGACAAACGAGATTATCGCGACCTGCTGCACCGATGCCACGTCCCGAACGACATCCACAGTTAGCTGCTGAGTGCTCCGAGGAAACTCTCGCGCCACGCCGCAATGCTATTGCGGCGTAGCACCACCATCATGGCCCGCCAACGCTCGCATCGCTCCCCAAGTGGCATCCCCAGCGCTGTCTGCAATGCTTCGGCGACGGCGTCGGGGTCATACGGGTTGGCGATCACGGCAGCGTCGAGTTCGTAGGCCGCGCCGGCAAAGGGCGAGAGAACGAGCACGCCAGGGTCATCGGGGTTCTGTGCAGCGACATACTCCTTGGCAACCAGGTTCATTCCGTCGCGCAACGGAGTGACAAGAGCGACGCGGCTGAGCCGAAAGAAGCCAGCGAGCGAGCGCTGCGAGAAGCTCCTGTTCAAATACTGGATCGGCGCCCAATCGAGTTCCGCGTAGCGACCGGCCACGTCGCCCGCCAGCGCACCAAGCCTCTGTCGCAGCGCACGGTATTCAGGAACGTCGCTGCGCGTTGCGGTGGCGATCTGCAGGAAGCGGACGTGGTTGCGGTACGCGGGATAGCCGTCGAGAAAGGCGGCGAACGCTTTGAACCGGTGCTCGAGTCCCTTGCTGTAATCGAGCCGGTCAACCCCAATGATGAGCTTGCGCCCGCGCAGGCTCTCCTGCAGCCGGCGTGCCGTGCGAGATTTCACAGCGCCACTGGCCATCTCGGCGATGGCTTCAGTATCGATACCAATCGGGAAGGCGCCGGCGCGTAGATCCCGATCGAAAGCGTGAACGTGGCCATCGGACGAAATCGTGCCTCCTGCACGGCGAAGGATGGCGTCATGGAAGGCGGTCAAATCCTCCACCGTCTGGAAGCCGACGAGATCGTAAGCGCACAGTGATTTCAGCAGGTCGCCGTAGTGAGGAAGGGTCGCCAGCACCCCCAAAGACGGAAACGGCGTATGCAAGAAAAACCCGATCCGCTGTGTGGCGCCGGCGCGGCGAAGTTCCTCGGCCATCGGGATCAGATGGTAGTCATGCACCCAGACGAGGTCACTCGGGCTGAGCAGGGGCGCGAGGGCGTCGGCGAGCACGGCGTTCACCCGTCGATAGGCGGCCAAGTCCCGGCGGGTAAAGTTCATGAGGTCAAGGCGATAGTGGAATAAGGGCCACAGTGCCGCGTTGGAGAAGCCGCTATAGTAGCCGTCATGGTCCGCGCGGGTAAGATCGACGGTAGCGTACGTCACTCTCTCGGTCTCAAAAACGTTCGGCTCTGGTGTTGTTTCTCCAAGCTTGCCACTCCACCCGAACCATAAGCCTCCAGCCTGATGCAGAGCGTCGACGAGGCCGGTCACGAGCCCGCCGCTGCGCTGCGCAGCTTCTGCCGGCAAGGCGACACGGTTGGAGACGATGACCAAGCGGCTCAAGCGGGTTCCCTCCGCACTGTCAGGGTTGCGTCGACCCGAGCCGTCAAAAGATCTCGGCGAACACGGCAACGCAATGATCGGCGGTGACATCCGCCGGAGCCCACATCGGTCCTCGCGCGAAAATCCACAATTCCTTCTACCGGAACTGACGGTCCCGTCATCAGGCAATCTGGGCGGGCGTTACCTGTAAAACATATAGATCTTCCCGCAGTAAATATAGGATACTCTGCCGACGATCTGGATTGTTGGGCGCTGTCTAAAGCTGATCTTCGCCAGGATTTCGACGGCAGACGCCCCGGGTGTGCCTCTCGATCTCAGCCAGTGCGGCGTCGAGCGAGGCGTGCGGCCCTTGCTGTATGCCGGCCATAGTTTCCGATGCGTGGCCCTCCGGGTGGATCATGAACTGACGTGGAGCGCTTGCCGTGATGCGCCCCATCGAGCGGCCGAGCAGGTCCGTCAGCTGCCAAACCGTGCCTCCCTCTGCCGGTGTAACGATCACATCCATGGTGAACCTTGAGTCTGTACGCCGCGCGAACAAACCGTTGCAATAACCGATGGGCGAACTACCGAGTTCCCCGGCCGCGGCATTCTCGGTACTGGAAGGATTGGCGCTTCGGATCGCCCCGCGATCGAGCGAATGGCGCTTAATGCCGATATATGCGACTATATCGAATGGTCAAAAAGAAAGGTCGAAGGCCAACGTCGGGAGAAGAAATGGCAACCGCTCTCGACCGTTGGGACGAGGAAGGCGGAGCGCAGGAGTTGGCGTGGCCTTTACCCTATGAAGCCAGCGATTTGCGCGATGTGGAGCGCAGAGTCCTGGAATGTCTGGGTGCCGCCCTTGTCAGCGAATGGAATGATCTGCCTACTGACGTCCAGCGCAGGCTCTTCGAGCACGCGGCCTCGGGCAAATCGCACGACGCCACCGTGTTGAAGACGCGGATCGCCCGTTTCCTGCATGATCATAAAGGTGCTTCGGGTGGGCGCTAACACGACTTTGGCAGATTTGTTCACGCCTTGCTCTTCGCTGACCTGTGTTCTGCAGTACCCGTATCGCGGATCTGATGGCTGAAGAATGAGAGCGACGATGGCGGGACGCGCGGCTGGCAGGTTGGGCTGAGGTGGTGGCCGTCGTTTCATTTTTGCGCCCCGTCTTGGCAATGCGGAAGTACTGCAAGAAGGCGTAAGCAACCATCGTCATAAGAGCGTGACGATGAAGACCGTGCCAGAACCGTCCCATCGCGCCATGACGGTTGTAGCCAACCGCTGCAAGTCTATCTCGGCTGGTAGATTTGCGAGATAGCATTTCTTCTCTCCGAGTCGCGATGCTTGCCGATCGCCAACTCGCATTTTTTCACTTGGCATCAGCAAGCATTTCGTCCGCCGGCATCTATAACAAATCCGCGATGTGTATTGCCTTGTGTTTGGTGACTTCGCAGCCATCTCATGGTAAAGAGTTAGCTAATCTCGGCACAAAGAGCACTGTAAACGGATTGCTTCACTATCGCGCCGATGCAAAGCCGTTTCTGAAGGATAGCCGATCATGACCATGCGCTCCCGACGCGAAACGGTCACCTTCAAGCATCCCTTCCGGATCAAGGGCATCGACCGCCTCCTGCCTCCGGGTGCCTACGAGGTCATCACCGATGAGGAGATGATCGAAGGATTGTCGTTCGAGGCGTTTCGCCGGGTTGCCACTATGATCACTGTGCCGGCGGCGCCGCCGCGCACTTCAACGGTGGAGAGGATTTCCATCGACCCGGTCGATTTGGCTGACGCTCAGCGCATTGATGCCGACGCGCCTCGTGAGTGACGCGCCACTCGATCTCGACAAGCACCGCTGAATGGCTGCACAAGAAGCGACCGACGTCCGGCGCATTCTGGCGCACGTCGAGAACAACGCAATGCCCCTGCGCGATGGGAAGCTTTCTTAAATCTGATGATGCGGCGTCCAACGACTTTCGCACCACACAGCTGGCCTTCACCGGATCCTTAGCCGCCGCGGTCTTGGCAGCTATTTCGTGTTGCTCTGAGCAGAATATCGTTTCGGGACGGTCTTGTACGTCCCCTTGCGGCGGCTTATGTGCTGATGAGCACTCGCTGGCCACGACTGCCATTTCGTCCAAAGCAACAACAACAAGAAAACAGGAGGACAGCATGAAATTCCGTCCGCTTCACGACCGCGTTGTGGTCAAGCGCATTGAGGCCGAAGACAAAACCGCTGGTGGCATCATCATTCCGGACACTGCCAAGGAAAAACCTTCGCAGGGCGAGATCACGGCGGTTGGCCCAGGCGGCCGCGATGAATCCGGCAGGCTGATTCCGATCGATCTCAAGGTTGGCGACCGCGTCCTGTTCGGCAAGTGGTCAGGCACCGAGGTCAAGCTCGATGGTCAGGAACTACTGATCATGAAGGAAAGCGACATTATGGGCGTTCTCACCGAGCTGCCCGCCGCCAAGAAGAAGGTCGCATAGACGCCAGCCAATTTTCCTTATCCTGAGCCGTCCCTGCAGCCCGCGTCTCGAAGGACGAGGCCTGCAAATTCAAGTCCCGCCACTTAAGGGCTCGTCCAGTCGCACGGTCCTTAGGATCTGACCAGTTGAAAACGGAGATCATTATGTCGGCCAAAGAAGTTAAGTTCGGCGTCGACGCCCGCGACAGGATGTTGCGCGGTGTTGAAATTCTCAACAATGCGGTTAAGGTCACGCTCGGGCCCAAGGGCCGGAACGTCGTGCTCGACAAGTCGTTCGGCGCCCCCCGCATCACCAAAGACGGCGTCACTGTCGCCAAGGAGATCGAGCTTGAGGACAAGTTCGAGAACATGGGCGCGCAGATGGTGCGAGAAGTTGCCTCCAAATCGGCAGATGCAGCTGGCGATGGCACCACCACCGCGACCGTGCTCGCGGCTGCGATCGTCCGTGAAGGCGCGAAGGCGGTTGCCGCCGGTATGAACCCGATGGACCTGAAGCGCGGTATCGACCTCGCGGTGGAAGCCGTGGTCGCCGATCTCGTGAAGAACTCCAAGAAGGTCACCTCGAACGAGGAGATCGCCCAGGTCGGCACCATCTCGGCCAACGGCGATGCGGAGATCGGCAAGTTCCTCTCCGACGCCATGAAGAAGGTCGGCAACGAGGGCGTCATCACGGTTGAAGAAGCCAAGTCGCTCGAGACCGAACTCGAGGTCGTCGAAGGGATGCAATTCGACCGCGGCTACATCTCGCCGTACTTCGTCACCAACGCCGACAAAATGCGCGCCGAAATGGAAGACGCCTACGTCCTCATCCACGAAAAGAAGCTATCTCAGTTGAATGAACTGCTTCCGCTGCTGGAAGCCGTCGTCCAGAGTGGCAAGCCGCTTGTGATTATCGCGGAAGACGTCGAGGGCGAAGCGCTCGCGACCCTGGTCGTGAACCGCCTCCGCGGCGGTCTGAAGGTCGCGGCCGTGAAGGCTCCGGGCTTCGGCGATCGCCGCAAGGCCATGCTGCAGGACATCGCGATCCTGACCGGCGGCCAGGCGATCTCGGAAGATCTGGGCATCAAGCTCGAGAACGTCACGCTCAACATGCTCGGTCGCGCCAAGAAGGTGATGATCGACAAGGAGAACACCACCATCGTCAGCGGCGCCGGTAAGAAGGCCGACATAGAGGCGCGGGTGGCGCAGATCAAGGCGCAGATCGAGGAGACCTCCTCGGACTATGACCGTGAAAAGCTGCAGGAGCGTCTTGCCAAACTCGCGGGCGGCGTCGCGGTGATCCGCGTCGGCGGCGCGACCGAGGTCGAGGTGAAGGAGCGCAAGGATCGCGTTGATGACGCGATGCATGCGACCCGCGCGGCCGTCGAGGAAGGCATCCTGCCGGGCGGCGGCGTCGCCCTGCTGCGTGCTTCCGAGCATCTCAAGGGGCTGCGCACCAAGAACGATGACCAGAAGACCGGCGTCGAGATCGTGCGCAAGGCGCTGTCTGCGCCGGCCCGCCAGATCGCGATCAACGCTGGCGAGGACGGCTCCGTCATCGTCGGCAAGATCCTGGAGAAGGATCAGTATGGCTACGGCTTTGACTCCCAGTCCGGCGAGTACGGCAACCTGGTCACCAAGGGCATCATCGACCCGACCAAGGTCGTTCGTGTGGCGATTCAGAATGCGGCTTCTGTTGCGGCGCTCCTGATCACTACCGAAGCCATGGTGGCCGAATTGCCAAAGAAGAACGCCGGCGGTGGCGGCATACCTCAAGGTGGCGGCATGGGTGGTATGGATTTTTAAGTCCTACTCGTTCAGAGCTCAACAATAACGAAGGCCCGGCAGAGATGCTTGGGCCTTTTTTGCAGGAACCAGCAAAAAGCGGCCGCCGAGAAGCGTGATGAATTCTCGCCGTTTCACGGATTTCCGTGAGGACGCCTTGTGCAATATCTCAAAATCAGCACTTTGCATTGCAGCCGGGTGGCGGGTGAGAATTGTTACCAAACCAGTCAGGACGCACCCCACCGTTACTGGATTTTGGGAAGTGCATAGCTCCGCCCTGGTTGGCCGCCCCCGTGATTAGACCGAAGACCGCGATCATCTGGGACGCGGGGATCATGAGTAGCAGGCCGGCTACGATCGAGACACCCGGTGCAATAGCGACCACAGCGAGCAGCAGCATAATAGGGGCCGAAGGAGTGCTTGTGTAGGCGACCCATCAGCCAGCCCAGGGTAAAGCGATCTTGCCGGTGCCTCGTCGTGCAGCCGCTGCAGCAGGACCGAGGCAGGCACAAACACCCGTTCATCGGCGGGCATTGTCGGCTTCAGCTGGTCGGGGCTCGTTGGGACCCGGTACGCCGGGGACAGGATATTTTGGGAGGCGCCCGGTCGACACAGCCGACCCTGCGAGGGTCAGAGCCGACCCAGAACTAGCAATACGACGAGGATGACCAGGATGGTACCGATGACCCCCATCCCACCGTGGCCATAGCCGTAGCCGTAGCCGCCGAAGCGGCCGCTGAAGCCACCAAGCAGGAAGATGATGAGGAGGATGATGAGGATAAGTCCGATCGACATTGTCCGACCCTTTGGTGGGACCTTGTGGATATTGGGTCTCTTGGTCGTCGGAGTTGAGTGCGCGATCTTCAAGCTTCCGGCGACGACTGTCGGCGGCATCACTGGGCAAGTGCTGTGCTACTTCTTCTCGATTGAAATGCCACCCGGCGCGGCGGACGCGGAGCAGGAGGCAGTTTGAGCTTGAGAGAGGCAGCCTTGGCATTGTTTGGCTCGTGGTCGGCGGTGCCCGTGGCGTTGCCGGGACGAGTGAGTCGCTTCGGGATTGCTGGTCGAGCCGATAGACCAGCCCCGCGCTCGCGCCTTTAGCTCCCTGGCGCAAGTTTTGTCTGTCTTCCGATTCGCCGACTCCTGCAAAAGTCCGCAGGAGGGGCCGATGCAGTTGACCGGATCACAAGGGCGCAGCCGCGCCATCGCGCTCCAGTGCGCTCGAGCGCGCGTTGAGTGGGCATGGTCTGTGACAGAGGTTGCCACGCCCAAACAGCGTCGCTCGTGCGCTCAATACGGGGCGTAGTATTGGCGGCGATAGGGATACGGGCCGCCGTAGTAGCCTGGCGCATAGTAGTCCGGCCCGTAATAGCTACCACCGTAGGCTCCATAAGCGGCGGCTCCAGCCGCGGCACCCAGGATGCCAAGGCCAATTGCGGCCCCCGGAGCGCCGTAGTAGCCGCGACCGCGGTAGTGGCGTCGGTAGTAGATTTCTGTCACCCCGGACGAAGAAGCCGCTTGTGTCAGAAGAGTCGTGCTCGGCGAGATCGGAGCTGCCCCCGAAGGCAGCACCGAGGCGAGCGTCGCCGCACCGAAGAGTGCGACCGCAATCGCGTATTTCATTGTCTGCTGGTTCATGGTCGTATCCTCTCGAATTTGGAGCATCTCAAGCGGCAAGTCGATTGCGTGCCGCTGGCCGATAAAGAACCTCGACCCAGGGCGCTCGAGGCGCTGGTGGGGGCGGATCCGAGGATTCGTGGTTCTAGCGAACTCGCAGAGCCGCCTTTGTACTCGCGCCGCGACTTAACCGATTACTTGGCGCAAGTTTTGTCCGCCTTCAAAGCCGCTTCTGCCGAGGCCTTTGTCGTGTGAGCGGCGCCGACAACCTTCATGCTGCCGCCGGCAGCAGGCTGGCTCTCGACGATCTGACACTTCATGGTCGCAGTATCCTGAGCCAGGTAGAACGAGGAGGGCGATTGGCCAACGGTTTTGCCAGTCTCCGCCGCGAATGACGGAGAAGCGAATGCGAGAACAGAGACTGTCGCTAATAGAATTCTTTTCATAGTATCCACCAATTCTTATGCGTCCGGAATCGGACAAAGAATGAACAGGGCAAGCCGACAAGAGTTCCAGCTATCGCCGATTTGTTTGTTTCGTGTGGATTGACGTGGGTCAGCGACAGCCCTGAAAGTCTGTCGACAGGTTATGCCAATCGCCCAATTCCATTCTGCCTAGCGGCGATCCTTCAGCGGGTGTTGCCGTTAGCGGGAATCATTTGGC from Bradyrhizobium elkanii USDA 76 harbors:
- a CDS encoding co-chaperone GroES: MKFRPLHDRVVVKRIEAEDKTAGGIIIPDTAKEKPSQGEITAVGPGGRDESGRLIPIDLKVGDRVLFGKWSGTEVKLDGQELLIMKESDIMGVLTELPAAKKKVA
- a CDS encoding IS110 family transposase, which translates into the protein MPKRTTGDRPELNPVNVGAAAIDIGSKIHMAAVDPICTDTPVRAFGTFTQDLHDLADWFKACGVTSVAMESTGVYWIPAYEILEQRGFEVILVNARYAKNVPGRKTDVSDAAWLRQLHSYGLLRGSFRPDAEIATLRAYLRQRERLVEYAAAHIQHMQKALMEMNLQLHHVVSDITGATGMRIIRAIVAGERNPDVLATYRDVRCHSSIETIRAALVGNDRDEHVFALTQSLELYDTYQAKMLDCDRKLESLITALTDKGAKPVGKLPRPRVKTKQVNTPSFDVRAALYGVLGVDLTEIHGLGPSLALKLIGECGTDLRAWPTAKHFTSWLCLAPGNKISGGKVLSSRTRRSSSRAAALLRLAATTIGRSDTALGAFYRRLSSRAGKAKAVTATARKIAVLFYNTLRHGISYKDPGADHYEEQYRSRVLANLKRRAKSLGFVLQAVPCGPEVAVS
- a CDS encoding DUF3309 family protein, with the translated sequence MSIGLILIILLIIFLLGGFSGRFGGYGYGYGHGGMGVIGTILVILVVLLVLGRL
- a CDS encoding DUF1003 domain-containing protein, producing the protein MTNEQTHKVHLSPEDQERLRELRTQKPARNLPKLALTPGAMLADRVAETVGSWCFIIIQSVLLGIWIMLNMIAFIRHWDPFPFILLNLVLSFQAAYAAPIIMMSQNRQSEI
- the groL gene encoding chaperonin GroEL (60 kDa chaperone family; promotes refolding of misfolded polypeptides especially under stressful conditions; forms two stacked rings of heptamers to form a barrel-shaped 14mer; ends can be capped by GroES; misfolded proteins enter the barrel where they are refolded when GroES binds), whose product is MSAKEVKFGVDARDRMLRGVEILNNAVKVTLGPKGRNVVLDKSFGAPRITKDGVTVAKEIELEDKFENMGAQMVREVASKSADAAGDGTTTATVLAAAIVREGAKAVAAGMNPMDLKRGIDLAVEAVVADLVKNSKKVTSNEEIAQVGTISANGDAEIGKFLSDAMKKVGNEGVITVEEAKSLETELEVVEGMQFDRGYISPYFVTNADKMRAEMEDAYVLIHEKKLSQLNELLPLLEAVVQSGKPLVIIAEDVEGEALATLVVNRLRGGLKVAAVKAPGFGDRRKAMLQDIAILTGGQAISEDLGIKLENVTLNMLGRAKKVMIDKENTTIVSGAGKKADIEARVAQIKAQIEETSSDYDREKLQERLAKLAGGVAVIRVGGATEVEVKERKDRVDDAMHATRAAVEEGILPGGGVALLRASEHLKGLRTKNDDQKTGVEIVRKALSAPARQIAINAGEDGSVIVGKILEKDQYGYGFDSQSGEYGNLVTKGIIDPTKVVRVAIQNAASVAALLITTEAMVAELPKKNAGGGGIPQGGGMGGMDF
- a CDS encoding alpha,alpha-trehalose-phosphate synthase (UDP-forming) codes for the protein MSRLVIVSNRVALPAEAAQRSGGLVTGLVDALHQAGGLWFGWSGKLGETTPEPNVFETERVTYATVDLTRADHDGYYSGFSNAALWPLFHYRLDLMNFTRRDLAAYRRVNAVLADALAPLLSPSDLVWVHDYHLIPMAEELRRAGATQRIGFFLHTPFPSLGVLATLPHYGDLLKSLCAYDLVGFQTVEDLTAFHDAILRRAGGTISSDGHVHAFDRDLRAGAFPIGIDTEAIAEMASGAVKSRTARRLQESLRGRKLIIGVDRLDYSKGLEHRFKAFAAFLDGYPAYRNHVRFLQIATATRSDVPEYRALRQRLGALAGDVAGRYAELDWAPIQYLNRSFSQRSLAGFFRLSRVALVTPLRDGMNLVAKEYVAAQNPDDPGVLVLSPFAGAAYELDAAVIANPYDPDAVAEALQTALGMPLGERCERWRAMMVVLRRNSIAAWRESFLGALSS